In a single window of the Dinghuibacter silviterrae genome:
- a CDS encoding Gfo/Idh/MocA family protein, with translation MHRRTFLKDTSLAAAGVTILNFPVFGKNAPSNKVVVGVMGVHSRGAYLAKCFSQLPNVEVGFICDVEEGAIKNGFDALKDAARKPTLIKDIHELVKRPDLDALIIASPDHWHAPAALLGVAAGKPVYVEKPCCHTPHEGELLVAAYQKTGRPVQMGSQRRSMPTLIQGVQEVRDGAIGNTYFAKAWYTNNRASIGVGKHIPVPSTLDFELWQGPAPRRPFQDNLVHYNWHWFWHWGTGEACNNGTHEIDCCRWFLGVDYPTKVTSGGGRYAYKDDWQTPDTQVATFEFGDNKAITWEGRSCNNYGVEGSSRGFIIYGDKGTLVNLGGGDYKIYDTKNKLVKAVTPDEKADPTNTVSATGNLDFYHFHNFVDTIRGEAKLTQPVDSGYKSVLLCQLANIAQRTSGVLHTDPSNGHILHDEAANRLWGRAYEKGWEPIAI, from the coding sequence ATGCATCGTAGAACCTTTCTAAAAGACACCAGTCTCGCCGCTGCCGGCGTCACCATTCTGAATTTTCCCGTATTTGGTAAAAACGCCCCGTCGAATAAAGTCGTCGTGGGTGTCATGGGCGTCCACAGCCGGGGCGCTTACCTGGCGAAGTGTTTTTCGCAGCTTCCGAATGTGGAGGTGGGCTTTATCTGCGACGTGGAAGAGGGGGCGATCAAAAACGGCTTTGACGCGCTGAAGGACGCGGCGAGAAAACCAACCTTAATCAAAGACATACACGAGCTGGTGAAACGCCCGGACCTGGACGCGTTGATCATTGCTTCCCCGGATCACTGGCATGCCCCGGCGGCACTGTTGGGCGTGGCGGCGGGTAAACCCGTCTACGTAGAAAAGCCTTGTTGTCATACCCCGCACGAGGGTGAGCTGCTAGTGGCGGCGTATCAGAAGACGGGGCGGCCGGTCCAGATGGGCAGCCAGCGGCGTTCCATGCCGACCCTGATCCAGGGGGTACAGGAGGTGCGGGATGGCGCGATCGGGAATACCTATTTTGCAAAGGCGTGGTATACAAACAACCGGGCGTCGATCGGGGTCGGGAAACACATCCCGGTGCCGTCCACCCTGGACTTCGAACTTTGGCAGGGGCCGGCGCCGCGGAGACCCTTCCAGGACAATCTGGTCCACTACAACTGGCACTGGTTCTGGCACTGGGGGACGGGCGAGGCGTGTAACAACGGCACGCACGAGATCGACTGCTGCCGTTGGTTCTTAGGCGTCGACTACCCGACCAAGGTGACCTCGGGGGGCGGCCGCTACGCCTATAAGGACGACTGGCAGACACCGGATACACAGGTGGCGACCTTTGAGTTCGGTGACAATAAGGCGATCACCTGGGAGGGGAGGAGCTGTAACAATTACGGCGTCGAAGGGTCAAGCCGCGGTTTTATCATCTATGGCGACAAGGGCACCCTGGTCAACCTGGGCGGGGGCGATTATAAGATCTACGACACGAAGAACAAACTTGTCAAAGCGGTGACCCCGGATGAAAAGGCGGACCCCACCAATACGGTGAGCGCCACGGGCAACCTGGACTTCTATCATTTCCACAACTTTGTGGACACGATCCGGGGCGAGGCGAAGTTGACACAGCCGGTGGATTCTGGGTACAAAAGCGTATTGCTTTGCCAACTGGCCAACATCGCGCAAAGAACGTCAGGGGTGCTACACACCGATCCGTCGAACGGCCACATCTTACACGACGAGGCCGCAAACCGGCTTTGGGGGCGGGCGTACGAAAAAGGTTGGGAACCCATTGCCATATAA
- a CDS encoding alpha-L-fucosidase — MSKVSRRKALRLITALVAAQQLRPLAALAGDALNGSTTGLGGAIGGPGPIAPGPFQGTRASLQAYTLPEWFGNAKFGIWAHWGPQSAIEAGDWYARNMYRQGSDQYKYHLEHYGHPSKPGSGYKDTIPKWKAERFDPDYLMGLYKKAGARYFMSMGAHHDNFDLWDSPYNRWNSVKMGPGKDIVGLWRDAARKHGLHFGISDHLWISPKWFSVSKGADKDGPFAGKPYDGADPALADLYGDDPTIFADDLPWNEDTISEAWKQRWFQRIQDLINRYEPDLLYCDGPIPFETYGLNILAHLYNKSAAKNGGKPQAVYTSKRQEDSAVGTCAFDVERGVVQSIWPQPWQTDTCIGDWHYNRATVGHYKSPKTVVDLLVDIVSRNGNLMLNFPLPASGMLDDDELKVLEGITAWMAVNSEGIYGTRPWKVYGESPAAATTQGGASFNEGKRQELGEHDIRFTTKKGHLYAFFMGWPANWEVTLHTLGSENVEHAELLGYGKVPFTQTGEGLKVTLPAMPPCSLAYCLKLHGRGLA; from the coding sequence ATGTCTAAAGTTTCCCGGCGCAAGGCGCTTCGATTGATCACCGCGCTGGTGGCGGCGCAACAACTGCGGCCGCTGGCGGCGCTGGCCGGCGACGCGCTCAACGGCAGCACAACGGGCCTCGGCGGCGCGATAGGCGGCCCCGGCCCCATCGCGCCCGGCCCCTTCCAGGGCACCCGCGCCTCGCTGCAAGCCTACACCCTCCCCGAATGGTTTGGCAACGCCAAATTCGGCATCTGGGCCCACTGGGGCCCGCAGTCGGCGATTGAAGCCGGGGACTGGTATGCACGGAATATGTACCGCCAGGGCAGCGACCAGTACAAGTACCACCTCGAACACTACGGTCACCCCTCCAAACCCGGTTCCGGATACAAGGACACCATCCCTAAATGGAAGGCGGAACGTTTCGACCCGGACTACCTCATGGGGTTGTATAAAAAAGCCGGCGCGCGCTACTTTATGAGCATGGGCGCGCACCACGACAACTTTGACCTTTGGGATTCTCCGTACAACCGGTGGAATTCGGTCAAGATGGGGCCGGGCAAAGACATCGTCGGGCTTTGGAGGGACGCGGCCCGCAAACATGGATTGCACTTCGGCATCAGCGACCACTTGTGGATCAGTCCAAAGTGGTTTTCGGTCAGCAAGGGCGCGGACAAGGACGGCCCCTTCGCAGGGAAACCTTATGACGGCGCGGATCCCGCGTTGGCCGACCTCTATGGGGACGACCCCACCATTTTCGCGGACGACCTTCCCTGGAATGAGGATACCATCTCCGAAGCCTGGAAACAACGCTGGTTTCAGCGCATCCAGGACCTGATCAACCGGTACGAACCGGACCTGTTGTATTGCGACGGGCCCATTCCCTTCGAAACGTATGGGCTGAATATCCTCGCCCACCTGTATAACAAAAGCGCGGCTAAAAACGGCGGCAAACCCCAAGCCGTTTATACCAGCAAACGCCAGGAAGATTCGGCAGTGGGTACCTGTGCCTTTGACGTGGAAAGAGGCGTAGTGCAATCCATCTGGCCACAACCCTGGCAAACCGACACTTGTATCGGCGACTGGCACTACAACCGCGCCACCGTGGGCCACTATAAAAGCCCCAAAACCGTTGTCGACCTGCTGGTGGACATCGTCAGCCGGAACGGGAACCTGATGCTCAATTTTCCGTTGCCCGCCAGCGGCATGTTGGATGACGACGAATTGAAAGTATTGGAAGGCATCACCGCCTGGATGGCCGTCAACAGCGAAGGGATCTACGGCACCCGCCCGTGGAAAGTCTACGGGGAAAGCCCGGCGGCTGCCACGACACAAGGCGGTGCCTCCTTTAATGAGGGCAAGCGCCAGGAACTGGGGGAACACGACATCCGGTTCACCACAAAAAAAGGGCACCTCTACGCCTTTTTCATGGGCTGGCCCGCGAACTGGGAAGTCACCCTCCACACCCTCGGCAGTGAAAATGTAGAACATGCGGAACTACTCGGGTACGGCAAGGTGCCGTTCACCCAAACCGGCGAAGGGTTGAAGGTCACGCTACCCGCGATGCCGCCTTGCAGCCTGGCCTACTGTCTGAAACTCCACGGCCGCGGCCTCGCCTAA
- a CDS encoding UxaA family hydrolase produces MQQRVLKVHHDDNVGVALANLSAGENVELDGHTYRLPSAVPAKHKFATVDLQPGDPIYMYGVLVGKATEPIPKGGWINTKNVHHAAGDFHVGTRHTDWVRPDTKNFADRTFNGYHRADGSVGTANYWVVIPMVFCENRNLQVLQQALVEDLGYGRNRTYQDQARQLIELYKAGKAVEDILQADLRADYGQAGHAHRLFPNVDGIKFLVHDGGCGGTRDDARALCGLLAGYITHPNVAGATVLSLGCQNAQVSILEEEIARRSPHFSKPLYVLEQQKIGKESALLSEAIRQTFAGLMLANANHRAPAGLDKLCIGLECGGSDGFSGISANPAIGYTSDLLVSLGGSVILSEFPELCGVEQNLSDRCVTEDLATQFGSLMRAYNDRAKAVGSGFDMNPSPGNIKDGLITDAIKSAGAAKKGGTSPVADVLDYPNKVTRPGLNLLCTPGNDVESTTAEVGAGANIVLFTTGLGTPTGNPITPVVKISSNTALFERMRDIIDIDTGTIIEGKETIRQAGERILDYVISVASGETTVAAVRHGQDDFILWKRGVSL; encoded by the coding sequence ATGCAACAACGTGTTTTAAAAGTACACCACGACGATAATGTGGGCGTCGCCCTGGCCAACCTGAGCGCCGGAGAAAATGTAGAACTCGACGGTCATACGTACCGCCTGCCTTCCGCCGTTCCAGCAAAGCATAAATTCGCGACGGTCGATCTGCAACCCGGCGACCCCATCTATATGTACGGCGTCCTTGTCGGCAAGGCGACCGAGCCCATCCCCAAAGGCGGCTGGATCAACACCAAAAACGTCCACCACGCGGCCGGTGACTTCCACGTGGGCACACGGCACACCGACTGGGTAAGACCGGACACCAAAAATTTTGCGGACCGGACCTTTAACGGGTACCATCGCGCCGACGGAAGCGTCGGGACTGCCAACTATTGGGTGGTCATCCCGATGGTTTTTTGCGAAAACCGCAACCTGCAAGTCCTCCAGCAGGCGCTGGTCGAGGACCTGGGCTACGGACGCAACCGTACCTACCAGGACCAGGCGCGTCAGCTCATCGAGCTGTACAAGGCCGGAAAGGCGGTCGAGGACATCCTCCAGGCCGACCTCCGCGCGGACTACGGCCAGGCCGGGCATGCCCACCGTCTTTTTCCCAACGTCGATGGCATCAAATTCCTTGTCCACGACGGCGGCTGCGGCGGCACCCGCGACGATGCCCGCGCCCTTTGCGGTCTGCTGGCCGGGTACATCACGCACCCCAACGTGGCAGGCGCCACGGTGCTTTCTTTAGGTTGCCAGAACGCCCAGGTCAGCATCCTGGAAGAGGAGATCGCCAGGCGTTCCCCCCACTTCAGCAAACCCCTCTACGTCCTCGAACAACAAAAGATAGGCAAAGAAAGCGCCCTCCTCAGCGAAGCCATCCGCCAGACGTTTGCCGGTCTCATGCTGGCCAATGCCAACCACCGCGCCCCCGCGGGGCTGGACAAGCTGTGTATCGGCCTGGAATGCGGCGGTTCCGATGGTTTTTCCGGCATTTCGGCCAACCCGGCGATCGGCTACACCTCCGACCTGTTGGTCTCCTTAGGCGGCTCCGTGATCCTCTCCGAATTCCCCGAACTCTGCGGCGTCGAGCAAAACCTCAGCGACCGTTGTGTCACCGAAGACCTCGCCACGCAATTCGGCAGCCTGATGCGCGCCTATAACGATCGCGCCAAGGCCGTTGGCTCCGGCTTCGACATGAACCCCTCGCCCGGCAACATCAAAGACGGACTCATCACCGACGCCATCAAAAGCGCCGGCGCGGCCAAAAAAGGCGGCACCTCCCCCGTGGCTGACGTCCTCGACTATCCCAACAAGGTGACCCGTCCCGGGCTCAACCTCCTGTGCACCCCCGGCAACGACGTCGAGTCCACCACCGCGGAAGTCGGCGCGGGCGCCAACATCGTCCTCTTTACGACAGGTCTCGGCACGCCCACCGGCAACCCCATCACCCCCGTCGTCAAGATTTCCAGCAACACCGCCCTTTTCGAACGCATGCGCGACATCATCGACATCGACACCGGCACCATCATCGAAGGCAAGGAGACCATCCGCCAGGCCGGCGAACGCATCCTCGACTACGTCATCAGCGTGGCCAGCGGGGAGACCACCGTGGCGGCGGTGCGTCATGGGCAGGATGATTTTATTCTTTGGAAAAGAGGGGTGTCGCTTTAA